The window TTGAAAATTTATTTGGGTTTGCCAATTGAAGATTTCAATATCGTGCCCGAATTGCATCAGGCTGGTGAGCGGTCGAGAAGTCGCGCGAGGCGCCGGGTTCAGCAATTCTCCGGGGATGACGGTATCGGGCAACACCGGCGTGAGTTCCGGCTCTTGCGCATGCCCGACGGCGCAAAAAACAAGCGCGCCGGCCGTCAAATGCAAGAGGGCGGCAAAGATGCGCTTAGAATGCCAAATCACAATGATCAATCAATGAATTGATTTCCAAAGGTACTTGTTCCCTCCTGGCGGCAACGGTAACGCTCGCGCTTTGGTGCGCACCGCCGGCACGTCAATCTGCAATTCGAAATGAGTTCACTCCGATTTCTTTTGCATGGTCTCAAGATGGTCGCGCGTCAACATCATGTGTTTTGACGCGCGCGCTTTGGGCGCCACCGTGCCGTAGGAAATGAGCAGATGCACGGCGTCCTCCACCGGCATCTCCAGCTCAATGACATCGCTTTTGGGATAGAACATCAAAAAACCGCCGGTGGGGTTGGGGGGATTGGGAATGAACACGCACACGATCTCGCGCTGCAACGCCTCTTGAATCTCACCGCGCATTTCCTGAATGTAAAAACCGAGCCGCCAAGTGTTGGGATTGGGATAAGGCACCAGCACGGTTTTCTTGAACGATTGCCGCTGCTCGCCGCCGAATAGCGCCTGGCTGAGCTGCTGCACGGTGCCGTAGATGCGGCTGATGATGGGAATGCGGGTGACCGCGCGATTGCCGAACTCCACCAACTTGCGGCCGAAGTAACTGCGCGCGGCCATGCCGGTTCCTAAAATCAGCAGCAGCAGCGCAACCAAGCCCACGCCGGGAAAGGTGAAGGTTACACCGAAGGTTTGTCGCAAAATGACGAAGATCTCGTCTTTGAGAATGCCGTCAATCGCCTTGAACAATTCAAAAAAAATATAAACCGTCAAGCTGATCGGCACTAAAACCAAAAGCCCGGCGAGAAAATAACCCTTGAGCTTCGCGGCAAACTTGTGTTCGGGAGTTGGAATCAACGCGGTCGTCATGACTACTTTTTAGCTTCCTCGGATTTGGGCTGCTTGACGATGCTGTAAATCGTCTCGCCCGGCTTGCCCATTTGATAGCGCTCGCGCGCGACTTTTTCGATGTAGGTGGTGTCGTGTTCCAGCAGCTTGATCACCTGGCGCAGACTGTCCTGGCGGACTTGCAAAGCGGTAATTTCTCTTTCCAAGGTCGAACGCGTTTGGTGCAATCGCCAAAATTTAATCAGCCCGGAGCTGCCGCCGAAGTAAGTGTATGCCAGATACAGTAAAATACCGCAGATGAGCCACGAGGCCTTGCGCCACAGTTTCGTGCGGTGAGTCGAGGTTTTGGGGAAGAAGCGAGATGTCATGTTTCTCTGAAGCAAATTTGGTTATGTGAACGCGAATATTCTCTAAATTTTAGAATTCGCGTTTATTGGCGTTCATTCGCGGTTTGAGGTACGGGCAAGTTATTTAAGCGAGAATCTTGAGCATCGGCATTCCCAAAAACACCGCCAGCACACCGCTAAGCGCGCAGATGCCATTGACCATGTCATTATCCACCCAGCGCCAACCCGAATGCGGCTGGCGTTCCGCGCCGCAGCATTCGCCCTTCTTTTCACTGACCTTGCGGCAGGTGAGGCAAACGCGTTGCGTCTGAATTGTTGCGCCCAGCAGGCTGTCAAACAAATGTGCGAGCACGCCGGCTGCAGTAATCAGCACAACGCCAATAAGCCCGAAACGATGAGCCGGACTGACAGATTGCAATGCCCAGCCGAGAAGCGCAATCGTGCCCGCGCCCAAGGCTGCGCCGAACAAGCCCAGAGTCGAAATCGCGCCCGAGGTGCCTGACGCGACAATTTTCAGAGAAGTAATCAAGCGCGGCGGGCGGCGTGAGAGCAGGCCGATCTCTGTAGCCCAGGTGTCTGCGGTCACCGCGGCAACTGCGCCCAAAAATAAAAAATACCAAACCGGTTGAGGCGCAAGATACCACAACACCACGAGCAGCCCGGGAATGCCGCCATTGGCCAGCACTTGTCCAAGATCGCGGCGATGGCCTTTTTGAAAATTTTTATTCGCAGCTCTTTTACGCGCTGCGCCCAAACGCGAGAGCATGCTGGACAACACAAAAAACGCCAGCAACGGCAAGCTGAATTTCCAACCGCCGAGGCCAAACACAAATGAGCCGAGCACAAAGGTGGCCAACGCGCCGCTGAGTTCCAAAAACTTCACGCGATACGAAATCGCCGTAACGGCCAATGCCAGCAATTCACCGACAAAAAATTGCACGATCGCCGCATCAGAAGCATTCACATAAAAATACGTCAGGAAACCGCCGAGCAGCGGCACGGAAAGATTGTCCGAGCCGTGCCATGAAACCGCTTCACCCGCTGTTGCCAGCAACGCAATGCCAATCACCGCAAAAATGACGCGCGAGGTTTCCGGATGAAAGCCCAAAATCGGGCCAGCCCACGCAAACCCGATGAAAACGAGCAGCGCCGAACTGACAAACATCGCCAGCGAGCCTTGCAAGCTCTTGCGATCGCCCGGCAGCGGCAAGCGCAGCGGCGATTTCGCCTGCTCGCCCACGAGCGCCGCGCACACATCCGCAATTGCGAGCAAGCTCATTCCTACCAACAATGCCAGGGTTTCGCGGCGCCAAAACAAGAGCAACAGCACAAAAAAAGCCAGCGGGTAAAACACGGTGCCATACGTTTTCCGTCCCGTGGCATGTATGCCGCTGAACCGGCCGAATTTCAAAGCCACGGCATTAAGAACAGTGAACAGCACGGCCAATATCAACAACGGAAGTAATGTTTGAAACAGGAAGGGCGAGAGGAGCACCGCAAGACCCGTTAACATATGCACGATTTTTCGGCTGGTTTCGCCTGTAAGGATATTGCGACGCTGCAACGCCTCGGCTGCGGCAAGCAGCACGAACAGGAGCAACAAGAAACCACCAAAGATAACCCAATCAAGCGTCGCAGAGTGGTGCAAAATTGGCATGCCATGCTCGTCACAGTTGTATTTTGGCGGCGATTATTTACTGATTTTTCATTTGAAAGTCAAGGATAAGCTCCTGCGCACGATTCCTCTGCCTGCGCTTTGCAGCAACCTGGCAACGTGACCTGTTCACTTTTCTGAATCGTGAACAAACGCGAGTGTGTGCGAATTTCAAATTCGCGTTTATTGGTGTGCATCCGCGGTTTTCAGCGGGGGATTTTGCGATCGGATAAAATCTCTTTCAAATTTGAGTGAATCTACTTATCTAAAATTCCAACAAAAAAACGAACAGGAGAAAGGCATGCACGGCAGTGAGAAATTTCCCCGCCTCGTCGAAATCATGAACCGATTGCGTGCGCCCGATGGCTGCCCGTGGGATCGCCAACAAACGCACGCGTCGTTGCGGCAATATCTTCTCGAAGAAGCGTATGAAGTTTTGGAAGCGATTGACGCCGGCGAGGATGAGGAGTTGTGCAACGAACTGGGTGATTTACTTTTGCAAGTGGTGTATCATGCGCAGATCGCGACAGAGACCGGCCGCTTCAACATTGGCAAGGTGATCGATGGCATTTGTGAAAAAATGATTCGACGGCACCCGCATGTTTTCGGCGACGCTAAAGTCGACTCGGCTGAAGAGCAAACGCAGTTATGGGAAAAACTCAAACAGCAAGAAGGTAAAAAGTCTGCAATCGACGGCGTGCCGCGCGCATTGCCGGCCTTGCAAAAGGCGGCACGGCTGCAGCAAAAAGCGAATGCCGCAGCGGCAGATCGCCAAAACGTTCATCAACGACTGCTTGATTTTTCAAACGTGGCCTTTAATCATCAAAATGGTGAACGCGTGGTCCACGATGAATCCCTGCAAACAGCTTTTGGCGATCTGCTCTTCAACCTGGTTTCTCTGGGCCGCGGTTTGGGCTTGAATGCCGAGGATGCATTGCGCGAAGCTTGTGAACGCTTTGCTCAAGATTTTGACTGGAGGAACAATCTATGATTGACATTCGTCCGCTACAAAACGCCGAGGAAGTTCACGCATGCGCGCAAACCATGGCAACCTCCGACCCGTGGCTCACGCTCGGACGAGGCTATGAAGAATGCCGCAATATTCTCAGCGATGCTGCAAAGGAAACGTATGTCGCGTATGGGAATGATTGCCTGGCCGGCTTTATTATTCTCAATTTGCAAGGCGCGTTTCGCGGTTATATTCAAACGGTGTGTGTTATGCCGGATTGGCGCGGTCAAGGCGTGGGCAGTGAGTTAATCAAATTTGCCGAAGCCAGAATCTTTCGTGACTTTCCGAATGTGTTTATGTGCGTGTCCTCTTTCAACCCGAACGCGCAAAAATTGTATTTGCGGCTCGGTTATGAAGTCATTGGAGAGCTGAAAGACTATATTGTCGCAGGTCACTCTGAAATTTTGCTGCGGAAGACGATTGGCCCAATGGCGGAGTTTCGAAAACAAGCAATGGCCTGGGCTGGCGTTTTATTTCAACCGTCTACCCATGTCTCGCAACCGACAATCTGCGCGTTTGTCTGCAAAAATTGAGGAAACACTTCAGTCGAACTCAATGGCGAGACTAACGCCAAAAACCGAATCAAGAAAATCGCCAAAATCTTCGTCCAGCGGCAATCTGAATTGCACGCCCGGCCGCACGCGGCCG is drawn from Cytophagia bacterium CHB2 and contains these coding sequences:
- a CDS encoding septum formation initiator family protein, with translation MTSRFFPKTSTHRTKLWRKASWLICGILLYLAYTYFGGSSGLIKFWRLHQTRSTLEREITALQVRQDSLRQVIKLLEHDTTYIEKVARERYQMGKPGETIYSIVKQPKSEEAKK
- a CDS encoding DUF92 domain-containing protein — translated: MPILHHSATLDWVIFGGFLLLLFVLLAAAEALQRRNILTGETSRKIVHMLTGLAVLLSPFLFQTLLPLLILAVLFTVLNAVALKFGRFSGIHATGRKTYGTVFYPLAFFVLLLLFWRRETLALLVGMSLLAIADVCAALVGEQAKSPLRLPLPGDRKSLQGSLAMFVSSALLVFIGFAWAGPILGFHPETSRVIFAVIGIALLATAGEAVSWHGSDNLSVPLLGGFLTYFYVNASDAAIVQFFVGELLALAVTAISYRVKFLELSGALATFVLGSFVFGLGGWKFSLPLLAFFVLSSMLSRLGAARKRAANKNFQKGHRRDLGQVLANGGIPGLLVVLWYLAPQPVWYFLFLGAVAAVTADTWATEIGLLSRRPPRLITSLKIVASGTSGAISTLGLFGAALGAGTIALLGWALQSVSPAHRFGLIGVVLITAAGVLAHLFDSLLGATIQTQRVCLTCRKVSEKKGECCGAERQPHSGWRWVDNDMVNGICALSGVLAVFLGMPMLKILA
- a CDS encoding GNAT family N-acetyltransferase, with protein sequence MIDIRPLQNAEEVHACAQTMATSDPWLTLGRGYEECRNILSDAAKETYVAYGNDCLAGFIILNLQGAFRGYIQTVCVMPDWRGQGVGSELIKFAEARIFRDFPNVFMCVSSFNPNAQKLYLRLGYEVIGELKDYIVAGHSEILLRKTIGPMAEFRKQAMAWAGVLFQPSTHVSQPTICAFVCKN
- a CDS encoding DUF502 domain-containing protein; translated protein: MTTALIPTPEHKFAAKLKGYFLAGLLVLVPISLTVYIFFELFKAIDGILKDEIFVILRQTFGVTFTFPGVGLVALLLLILGTGMAARSYFGRKLVEFGNRAVTRIPIISRIYGTVQQLSQALFGGEQRQSFKKTVLVPYPNPNTWRLGFYIQEMRGEIQEALQREIVCVFIPNPPNPTGGFLMFYPKSDVIELEMPVEDAVHLLISYGTVAPKARASKHMMLTRDHLETMQKKSE
- the mazG gene encoding nucleoside triphosphate pyrophosphohydrolase, with product MHGSEKFPRLVEIMNRLRAPDGCPWDRQQTHASLRQYLLEEAYEVLEAIDAGEDEELCNELGDLLLQVVYHAQIATETGRFNIGKVIDGICEKMIRRHPHVFGDAKVDSAEEQTQLWEKLKQQEGKKSAIDGVPRALPALQKAARLQQKANAAAADRQNVHQRLLDFSNVAFNHQNGERVVHDESLQTAFGDLLFNLVSLGRGLGLNAEDALREACERFAQDFDWRNNL